Proteins encoded within one genomic window of Lysinibacillus sphaericus:
- a CDS encoding PLP-dependent cysteine synthase family protein yields the protein MGQIIANTIKQSIIELIGHTPLLALNQYTKELQLEAEIIAKLEYFNPANSVKDRIAKAMIEDAEARGVLTKDKTIIETTSGNTGIGLAAIAAAKGYKLRIYMQDGVSEERTKVVKAYGTEVVPFSDVPEMVAAFEETDGDFVETIKVFRETVVDKDENVVFLNQLDNEANPNIHERTTGPEIWEDTAGQIDIFVAAIGTGGTISGVGAYLKSKNPAIQIIGVEPAINSIATVEQPDIIEITGVHRFSDAQEARVPSNVHLDRIDEVLEVETDEAYKAARTVAQTDGVLVGTSSGAALFVATTLAKRPENKGKRIVVLFPDTGLRYLSTDLF from the coding sequence ATGGGTCAAATTATTGCCAATACCATAAAGCAGTCGATAATCGAGTTAATAGGGCATACACCACTATTAGCGTTAAATCAGTACACGAAAGAACTACAACTTGAAGCGGAAATTATTGCGAAGCTAGAATATTTTAATCCTGCGAATAGTGTAAAAGATCGTATTGCTAAAGCGATGATTGAGGATGCTGAAGCACGTGGAGTTTTAACAAAGGACAAAACGATTATTGAAACAACAAGTGGGAATACTGGTATTGGGCTTGCAGCTATCGCAGCAGCAAAGGGCTATAAGTTACGTATCTACATGCAAGATGGTGTAAGCGAAGAACGAACAAAGGTTGTGAAAGCATATGGAACCGAGGTTGTTCCATTTTCCGATGTACCAGAGATGGTAGCGGCATTTGAAGAAACTGATGGCGATTTTGTTGAAACCATTAAAGTATTTAGAGAAACTGTCGTTGATAAGGATGAAAATGTCGTCTTTCTAAATCAACTGGATAATGAAGCCAATCCTAACATTCACGAACGCACTACTGGGCCAGAAATTTGGGAGGACACAGCAGGACAAATTGATATTTTTGTTGCTGCAATAGGTACAGGAGGCACCATTAGTGGTGTAGGTGCTTATTTAAAATCCAAAAATCCAGCCATACAAATTATAGGCGTAGAACCTGCTATTAATTCTATCGCTACAGTTGAACAGCCTGATATTATTGAAATTACAGGTGTGCATCGCTTTTCAGATGCACAGGAAGCGCGCGTTCCGTCTAATGTTCATCTTGATCGGATTGATGAAGTATTAGAAGTAGAAACAGATGAGGCCTATAAAGCTGCTCGCACTGTAGCACAAACAGATGGTGTTTTAGTAGGTACATCCTCTGGTGCGGCATTGTTTGTTGCAACAACTCTTGCTAAACGTCCCGAAAACAAAGGAAAACGTATAGTCGTACTCTTTCCAGATACAGGATTGCGCTATTTATCTACCGATTTATTTTAA
- a CDS encoding DUF1835 domain-containing protein produces the protein MIVTRKMNGGEDLNGMLEDVNRLKERINQLSEAEAKSMLFISLLNGKSREDMQQILLHMTEDKEQMDKAQTIHIVFGDSPAGSLKAAFRTSEYQKTEDIIVWPDNLSIGPVKDIHQASGIEARLGWFNKRYNMDEAERNHYRQCMQTAIEKINNILPHQKIVIWTCQNAHEQTGLRLVLAMLEGKVNAVRVIDTYKAFHEKEMHPQIADYPRTSGELNEENLLYFYEQFAMDELKNDAREALMKEGKSLLVDKVHLLRTWTCDGLLHSLHENRDDDFIIECAKRMYQEEGTVTFKKAARLIGEVYGHMQQFTGDEWIEYRLRTLIKQGVFSYQGDLKAMRFYEVKLQDEFLTN, from the coding sequence ATGATAGTAACTAGAAAAATGAATGGTGGAGAGGATTTGAATGGAATGTTGGAAGATGTTAACCGATTAAAAGAAAGAATCAATCAACTAAGTGAAGCGGAAGCAAAGTCAATGCTTTTCATATCTCTATTAAATGGAAAGTCGAGAGAGGACATGCAGCAAATACTCCTACATATGACAGAAGATAAGGAACAAATGGATAAAGCGCAGACAATACATATTGTTTTTGGTGATTCGCCAGCCGGAAGTCTAAAAGCAGCATTTAGAACGTCAGAATATCAAAAGACAGAGGATATTATTGTTTGGCCAGATAATTTATCGATTGGGCCAGTAAAAGATATACATCAAGCTTCGGGAATAGAAGCGAGACTTGGATGGTTCAACAAGCGATACAATATGGACGAGGCTGAACGTAATCATTATCGACAATGTATGCAAACTGCAATAGAGAAAATAAACAATATTTTACCACATCAAAAAATCGTTATTTGGACATGCCAAAATGCACATGAACAAACAGGATTACGACTTGTACTAGCCATGCTAGAAGGCAAAGTGAATGCAGTGCGAGTCATTGATACGTATAAGGCTTTTCATGAAAAGGAGATGCATCCACAAATAGCGGATTATCCACGAACTTCAGGAGAATTGAATGAAGAAAACCTCCTGTATTTTTATGAACAGTTTGCTATGGATGAACTAAAAAATGATGCAAGAGAAGCTTTAATGAAGGAAGGTAAAAGCTTATTAGTAGATAAAGTCCATCTGTTACGAACATGGACATGTGATGGGCTATTACATAGCCTACATGAAAATCGAGATGATGATTTTATTATTGAATGTGCCAAGCGGATGTATCAAGAAGAGGGTACCGTAACGTTTAAGAAAGCGGCACGTTTAATAGGTGAAGTATACGGACATATGCAACAATTTACAGGAGACGAGTGGATTGAGTATCGTTTACGAACGTTAATCAAGCAGGGGGTTTTTTCGTATCAAGGAGATTTGAAGGCAATGCGATTTTATGAAGTGAAATTGCAAGACGAATTCTTGACAAATTGA
- a CDS encoding DUF7310 family coiled-coil domain-containing protein, with the protein MNPEINQNAILQAILELSTQVQGVKTEIQQQIKALDKRLDSVETRLDSLETRLGSVETRLDSLEIRLGSVETRLNSLETKLDSVEQNLSAKIDKVDAKMNVLTLDILETKADVEMLKKAK; encoded by the coding sequence ATGAATCCTGAAATCAATCAAAATGCAATTCTTCAAGCTATTTTGGAGCTCTCTACACAAGTGCAGGGCGTGAAAACAGAGATTCAACAACAAATCAAAGCGCTAGACAAAAGACTAGATTCAGTTGAAACGAGACTAGATTCATTAGAAACAAGACTAGGGTCGGTTGAAACGAGACTAGATTCACTAGAAATAAGATTAGGATCGGTTGAAACAAGACTAAATTCACTAGAAACGAAACTAGATTCAGTAGAACAAAATCTTAGTGCAAAAATAGATAAAGTGGATGCAAAGATGAACGTGTTAACACTTGACATATTAGAAACAAAGGCCGATGTGGAAATGTTGAAGAAAGCAAAATAA
- a CDS encoding GatB/YqeY domain-containing protein has product MLKTAVFEQLKTAMKEKDVLAKGVLTLVKSALDLAEKEKGEPLTQPEEIAIINREVKQTNQALEGAQNAGRVDLIEKEEAKLVLLKTFLPKQLSEAEIAEKLLAAGVSKGMNMGEAMKIAKPLLSGQAEGAVISKVVKSLI; this is encoded by the coding sequence ATGTTAAAAACAGCAGTATTTGAACAACTAAAAACAGCAATGAAGGAAAAGGATGTCTTAGCAAAAGGTGTGCTAACACTAGTTAAATCAGCATTAGATTTAGCAGAGAAAGAAAAAGGTGAACCTCTAACTCAACCAGAGGAGATTGCCATTATTAATCGTGAAGTAAAACAAACGAATCAGGCATTAGAAGGCGCGCAAAATGCTGGCCGTGTAGATTTAATCGAAAAAGAAGAAGCAAAATTAGTGTTATTAAAAACCTTCCTTCCTAAGCAATTAAGCGAAGCGGAAATTGCTGAAAAATTACTAGCAGCAGGCGTTAGTAAAGGTATGAATATGGGTGAAGCGATGAAGATTGCAAAACCATTATTATCTGGTCAAGCAGAAGGTGCCGTTATATCTAAAGTAGTAAAAAGTTTAATTTAA
- a CDS encoding TetR/AcrR family transcriptional regulator translates to MSPRKPSAQELTLKMIVDEAHKQFIEKGFHQVSMRSIAKELGCSHGAIYYHFKNKAELFYCIIGEYFTELNQMLDDIVNGTGEYQNKLYDVFVGFMKFGLNYQSQYELMFMTKDLHIDGLSQEAANLSYEKFAQSVQALSAKTLFISDIHSTFLALHGFVSHYHHYVMNYDEAQEAVDVHAKFLVKALA, encoded by the coding sequence ATGTCGCCACGTAAACCATCAGCACAAGAATTGACACTCAAGATGATTGTTGACGAAGCTCATAAACAGTTTATTGAAAAGGGTTTTCACCAAGTTTCCATGCGTAGTATCGCGAAAGAACTTGGATGTAGTCATGGAGCAATTTACTATCATTTTAAAAATAAAGCGGAATTATTTTATTGCATTATAGGTGAGTATTTTACTGAATTAAATCAAATGTTAGATGACATTGTAAATGGAACTGGAGAGTATCAAAACAAACTTTACGATGTCTTTGTTGGCTTTATGAAATTTGGATTAAACTATCAAAGCCAATATGAATTGATGTTTATGACGAAAGATCTTCATATCGATGGATTATCGCAAGAGGCTGCTAATCTTAGCTATGAAAAATTTGCGCAATCGGTTCAAGCTTTATCAGCAAAAACATTGTTCATTTCGGATATTCATTCAACATTTCTTGCATTACACGGTTTTGTTTCACATTATCACCATTATGTGATGAACTATGATGAAGCGCAAGAGGCGGTAGATGTCCATGCTAAATTTCTCGTTAAAGCATTGGCTTAA
- a CDS encoding SDR family NAD(P)-dependent oxidoreductase has product MKKALVMGASGGIGFAIVSELAARGIQVVAFARGKEKLQALFESYSNVSIFPGDVFNEEHVRKASVGIDVMFHAISFPYQEWEEKHIQCIHSIINVAQTQQAKIALVDNIYAYGRQSSIVTEEAIKEPHTKKGKIRLAMENKLKASSVPSLIVHMPDLYGPNAENTILNETLKSVISNKKANFVGHMQVAREFLYTVDGAKAIVELALRSDTYNQNWNVPAVHPITGEQLLEIIRDITGYKKKVRTVSNAMIGILAIFSPFMKEMKEMMYLTEEPVILSGAKYESVIGTLPQTSYQEGLQQTLLWLKKMG; this is encoded by the coding sequence ATGAAAAAAGCATTAGTCATGGGTGCTTCAGGTGGAATAGGTTTTGCGATAGTGAGTGAATTAGCAGCTAGAGGCATACAAGTTGTGGCTTTCGCTAGGGGGAAAGAGAAGTTGCAAGCGCTTTTTGAAAGTTACTCGAATGTGTCGATTTTTCCTGGGGATGTCTTTAATGAAGAGCATGTAAGGAAGGCATCTGTTGGGATTGATGTTATGTTTCATGCAATTAGTTTCCCCTATCAAGAATGGGAAGAAAAACATATTCAGTGTATCCATTCAATTATCAATGTCGCACAAACGCAACAAGCAAAGATTGCACTAGTGGATAATATCTACGCATATGGTAGGCAATCTTCTATTGTAACAGAGGAGGCAATTAAAGAACCTCATACGAAAAAGGGGAAGATACGATTAGCAATGGAAAATAAATTGAAGGCTAGTAGTGTGCCTTCATTAATCGTCCATATGCCTGATTTATATGGACCCAATGCAGAAAATACAATTCTAAATGAAACATTAAAAAGTGTTATTAGTAATAAAAAGGCAAACTTCGTTGGGCATATGCAAGTGGCTAGAGAATTCCTCTATACAGTCGATGGAGCTAAAGCAATCGTTGAATTGGCATTGCGCTCAGACACATATAATCAGAATTGGAATGTGCCGGCTGTGCATCCTATTACAGGAGAACAATTATTGGAGATAATTCGAGATATTACGGGTTATAAAAAGAAAGTACGAACGGTTTCCAACGCAATGATTGGTATTTTAGCAATCTTTTCTCCGTTTATGAAGGAAATGAAGGAGATGATGTATTTAACAGAGGAGCCTGTTATTTTGAGCGGGGCAAAGTATGAAAGCGTGATTGGCACGTTGCCACAGACTAGTTATCAGGAAGGCTTACAACAAACGTTGCTATGGTTGAAGAAGATGGGATAA
- a CDS encoding DUF4179 domain-containing protein, with protein MSVESHVHEVYPEKKGKRKWVIIVVSILFAAGLLMVGSRVVSSIFNDNQSDFAAYKTLVGQSTENDFGRLTLNEVMVDDNQLLLNATFEPAKDVNFDYQIFFFPQVLVNGQNYTVRNGGQTIAQSENTYTIYSSVKMRDLPQDELLQLNILYNDWNWEKPIPEPWAFKVEASQKQLQADRKVIAVNKTIKLSDGQEIKVEKVVSTPISTTVYVETQETTNESLNFNIVSQSGKTWRQDSSYTLNEEHTKWGIRFDARYLTDKTYKLIPVTASDVKSGPAIKIREK; from the coding sequence TTGTCAGTTGAATCGCATGTGCATGAAGTGTATCCCGAAAAAAAAGGAAAACGTAAATGGGTAATCATTGTAGTAAGTATTTTATTTGCTGCTGGTTTATTAATGGTAGGTAGCCGCGTTGTCTCTTCTATTTTTAATGATAATCAGTCGGATTTTGCAGCTTATAAAACACTTGTTGGTCAATCAACAGAAAATGATTTTGGGAGATTGACTTTAAACGAGGTGATGGTTGATGATAATCAACTATTGTTAAATGCAACTTTTGAACCGGCGAAAGATGTAAATTTCGACTATCAAATTTTTTTCTTTCCGCAAGTACTCGTGAACGGTCAAAATTATACCGTTCGAAATGGTGGTCAGACCATTGCCCAATCAGAAAATACTTATACAATATATAGCAGTGTTAAAATGCGTGATTTACCTCAAGATGAACTGTTGCAGCTGAATATCCTCTATAACGATTGGAATTGGGAAAAGCCCATTCCAGAGCCTTGGGCATTTAAGGTAGAAGCATCTCAAAAGCAACTGCAAGCGGATCGAAAAGTAATTGCGGTTAATAAAACCATTAAGCTTAGTGATGGTCAGGAAATTAAGGTAGAAAAAGTTGTATCTACACCGATTTCAACTACAGTATACGTTGAGACACAAGAAACTACAAATGAATCGTTAAATTTTAATATTGTATCGCAATCAGGCAAAACATGGCGTCAAGATTCTTCTTATACATTAAATGAAGAACATACAAAGTGGGGGATTCGCTTCGATGCACGCTATCTAACAGATAAGACATATAAACTGATTCCTGTTACTGCAAGTGATGTTAAAAGTGGCCCAGCTATCAAAATACGCGAGAAATGA
- the chrA gene encoding chromate efflux transporter — protein MNSLPKLLEIFLISFKLGCTSFGGPTAHLGFFQIEYVQKRKWLSDKEYSNLVALSQFLPGPASSQVGMGIGLLRGGLLGSLASFLGFTLPSVLLLTLFAYFYSHLEIDMGWIQGLKLVAVAIVAQAIWDMSKKLIPSVVHLIIAILALLTLQFWGNPFAQVTVIALAALIGARLFKQTNGVDDTAQKNLPISKTTGGLLLALFAMLMIALPIANSFVKDDLLTIIEKCYLAGALVFGGGHVVLPLLETQFVQSGLMSASDFIAGYGLTQAVPGPLFTFASYIGMVIAGVPGAVVATIAIFLPAFLLIVGAMPFWLTMSRHVALKGAMAGANAAVVGILASAFIHPIVTQTILSGLDILLAAIFLLLSLRWAVPPYILVVLGIIVGLLCY, from the coding sequence GTGAACAGTTTGCCAAAGTTGTTAGAGATTTTTCTTATTTCCTTTAAATTAGGCTGTACATCTTTTGGGGGTCCAACAGCGCATTTAGGTTTTTTTCAAATTGAATACGTGCAAAAAAGAAAATGGTTATCAGATAAAGAGTACAGTAACTTAGTGGCACTTAGTCAATTTCTCCCTGGGCCTGCATCCAGTCAGGTAGGAATGGGCATTGGTTTACTACGTGGTGGACTGTTGGGAAGCTTAGCCTCCTTTCTTGGGTTTACGTTACCATCTGTATTACTATTAACTCTATTTGCCTATTTTTACTCGCATCTAGAGATAGATATGGGATGGATTCAAGGCTTGAAATTGGTTGCTGTTGCCATCGTGGCACAAGCCATTTGGGATATGTCCAAAAAGTTAATTCCTAGCGTAGTGCACTTGATAATAGCAATTTTGGCGCTTTTAACGCTCCAATTTTGGGGAAATCCATTTGCACAAGTTACTGTCATCGCATTGGCAGCTTTAATAGGTGCACGGCTGTTTAAGCAAACGAACGGTGTAGATGATACCGCGCAAAAAAACTTACCTATATCTAAAACAACAGGTGGTTTACTTTTAGCATTATTTGCTATGTTAATGATTGCATTACCAATAGCTAATTCATTTGTAAAAGATGACTTATTAACAATTATAGAAAAATGTTATCTAGCAGGTGCCCTCGTATTTGGTGGCGGCCATGTAGTATTACCGTTACTCGAAACGCAGTTTGTGCAAAGTGGGTTAATGAGCGCATCTGACTTTATAGCAGGCTATGGTCTTACACAGGCAGTTCCAGGTCCATTGTTCACATTTGCTTCTTATATTGGGATGGTCATTGCTGGCGTGCCAGGAGCAGTGGTTGCAACGATTGCAATTTTCCTACCTGCATTTCTTTTAATTGTTGGGGCAATGCCTTTTTGGCTCACTATGAGCAGGCATGTGGCTTTAAAAGGTGCAATGGCTGGTGCTAATGCTGCGGTTGTTGGGATTTTAGCTAGTGCTTTTATCCATCCAATTGTGACCCAAACAATTCTAAGTGGATTAGATATTCTTTTAGCGGCTATATTTTTGTTGCTATCCTTGCGCTGGGCAGTCCCGCCTTATATACTGGTCGTGCTTGGCATAATAGTGGGATTGCTATGTTATTAA
- the hemW gene encoding radical SAM family heme chaperone HemW has protein sequence MARGVYIHIPFCHQICNYCDFNKFYFKNQPVDEYIESLGKEMALATEKYPQHFQQIETIFLGGGTPTALSPEQLTRLLNMIRTYIPMDRVTEFTSEANPDELSEAKMNALFDGGVNRLSMGVQSFNQELLKKIGRTHSNTHVYDTIALAKKVGFQNISIDLMYGLPGQTMAQWKDSLDKAFALELPHFSAYSLIVEPKTIFYNQYAKGKLSLPTEDLEADMYEVLMQEMKLHGYMQYEISNFAKAGFTSTHNKIYWENDEYAGFGAGAHGYMNGTRYSNYGPLKKYMDAVNAGDLPIMQEHVVTATEQREEQMFLGLRKTDGITHNIYEERFNESMMDRYGHVIDKLVSEGLLAHDAVGIRLTRKGRFVGNEVFQQFLLED, from the coding sequence ATGGCACGAGGTGTTTACATTCATATTCCTTTTTGTCATCAAATTTGCAATTATTGCGATTTCAACAAATTTTACTTTAAAAATCAACCTGTGGATGAATATATAGAATCACTTGGCAAGGAGATGGCGCTTGCTACGGAAAAATATCCGCAACATTTTCAACAAATTGAAACGATATTTCTTGGCGGTGGAACACCGACTGCTTTATCTCCAGAACAATTGACGAGATTGCTCAACATGATTCGCACGTATATCCCAATGGATCGTGTGACAGAATTTACATCAGAGGCGAATCCAGATGAATTATCAGAGGCGAAAATGAATGCCTTGTTTGATGGAGGCGTCAATCGTTTAAGTATGGGCGTTCAATCATTTAACCAAGAATTATTGAAAAAAATTGGTCGCACACATAGCAATACGCACGTCTACGATACAATTGCACTCGCTAAAAAGGTCGGTTTCCAAAATATAAGTATCGATTTAATGTATGGTTTGCCTGGTCAAACGATGGCGCAATGGAAAGATTCACTAGATAAAGCGTTTGCGCTTGAGCTACCACATTTCTCAGCTTACTCTCTTATCGTAGAACCAAAAACAATTTTTTATAATCAATATGCGAAAGGGAAACTGAGCTTACCAACGGAAGATTTAGAAGCGGATATGTATGAAGTGCTAATGCAAGAAATGAAATTGCATGGTTATATGCAATATGAAATCAGCAATTTTGCGAAAGCAGGCTTTACTTCAACGCACAATAAAATTTATTGGGAAAATGATGAATATGCTGGTTTTGGCGCAGGTGCACATGGCTATATGAATGGCACGCGTTATTCAAATTATGGTCCTTTAAAAAAATATATGGATGCTGTAAATGCGGGGGACTTACCTATCATGCAGGAGCATGTTGTAACAGCAACTGAACAACGCGAAGAACAAATGTTTTTAGGGCTGCGTAAAACGGATGGAATTACACACAATATATATGAAGAAAGATTTAATGAGTCAATGATGGACCGTTATGGACATGTCATTGATAAGCTAGTATCAGAAGGGCTTTTGGCACACGATGCTGTAGGCATTCGGCTTACACGCAAGGGACGATTTGTCGGGAATGAAGTTTTTCAACAATTTTTGCTAGAAGATTGA
- the hrcA gene encoding heat-inducible transcriptional repressor HrcA, giving the protein MLTNRQLQILQVIVDDFIMSAQPVGSRQISKKQEITFSPATIRNEMADLEELGFLEKTHTSSGRVPSEKGYRFYVDHLLNPQGINSRDIQQIQSIFNERLVEVEHIIRKSANILSELTSYTSILLGPDVQRHRVKRFSIVPLSSDAAVAIIVTNNGHVENRMFSLPPNFTAAELEKMVNILNERLVGVSLDEIHKKLEIEILAILQQHVRSADDFIHSLVSATMQNSESKIFYGGKTNMFNQPEFHDLNKVRMILDLMETTSQVQSLFHPNESGIHIRIGSENQQLEMENCSVITTTYSIGEDQQGAIAIIGPTRMDYKRVVALLEVMRMDLSQAFTKNRSE; this is encoded by the coding sequence ATGCTAACAAATCGGCAATTACAGATATTGCAAGTAATCGTAGACGATTTCATTATGTCTGCACAGCCGGTAGGTTCTCGCCAAATCTCAAAAAAACAAGAGATTACATTTAGTCCAGCCACTATTAGAAACGAAATGGCGGATTTAGAGGAATTAGGGTTCTTAGAAAAAACCCATACGTCCTCTGGTCGAGTGCCTTCGGAAAAGGGGTATAGATTTTATGTAGATCATTTGTTGAATCCACAGGGCATTAATTCACGGGATATTCAGCAAATTCAATCGATTTTCAACGAACGTCTAGTAGAAGTAGAGCACATTATCCGAAAATCAGCGAATATTTTATCTGAGCTGACATCGTATACATCGATTCTTTTAGGACCAGATGTCCAAAGACATCGAGTAAAGCGTTTTTCTATCGTGCCACTCTCAAGCGACGCGGCAGTAGCGATTATCGTAACGAATAACGGACATGTTGAGAACCGCATGTTTAGTTTACCACCTAATTTTACCGCTGCTGAACTAGAAAAAATGGTGAACATTTTAAATGAGCGCTTAGTCGGTGTTTCGTTAGATGAAATCCATAAAAAGCTGGAAATTGAAATTCTGGCTATCTTGCAGCAACATGTTCGATCGGCGGATGATTTTATCCATTCGCTCGTTTCAGCTACGATGCAAAATTCGGAAAGTAAAATTTTCTATGGTGGTAAAACAAATATGTTCAACCAACCGGAATTCCACGATTTAAATAAAGTCCGAATGATTTTGGACTTAATGGAAACGACTAGCCAAGTGCAGTCGCTTTTCCATCCGAACGAATCGGGTATTCATATTCGTATAGGCTCGGAAAATCAGCAGTTAGAAATGGAAAACTGTAGTGTCATCACGACGACTTATTCAATAGGTGAGGATCAACAGGGGGCCATTGCAATTATTGGTCCAACGCGTATGGATTACAAGCGTGTTGTTGCTTTGCTTGAAGTAATGCGCATGGACTTATCTCAAGCCTTTACGAAGAATCGTAGTGAATGA
- the grpE gene encoding nucleotide exchange factor GrpE, whose product MTETTENKDLVQENVQAENEATVEQTETPEEVKELTIEEQYEAKLAELQAKLDDEENRHLRLRADFDNLRRRTQLDREAAEKYRAQSLLSDLLPVLDNFERALQIEPTSEEAVSIVKGIEMVYRSLVEATEKEGLQVIKAEGEQFDPNVHQAVMQEQDSEKEQGVVLRELQKGYILKDRVLRPTMVSVNE is encoded by the coding sequence GTGACTGAAACAACAGAAAACAAAGACCTTGTACAAGAAAATGTACAAGCTGAAAATGAGGCAACTGTAGAACAAACAGAAACGCCAGAAGAAGTGAAAGAACTAACAATTGAAGAGCAGTATGAAGCGAAACTAGCAGAATTACAAGCAAAGCTAGATGATGAGGAAAATCGCCATCTACGCCTGCGTGCTGACTTTGACAATTTACGTCGCCGTACACAACTTGATCGTGAGGCGGCTGAAAAATATCGTGCACAAAGTCTGTTATCGGATTTATTGCCGGTATTAGATAATTTCGAACGTGCTTTACAAATAGAGCCAACTTCTGAAGAAGCAGTCTCAATTGTAAAAGGTATTGAAATGGTCTACCGATCACTAGTAGAAGCAACTGAAAAAGAAGGCTTACAAGTGATAAAAGCTGAAGGAGAGCAATTTGATCCAAATGTTCACCAAGCTGTTATGCAAGAACAAGATAGTGAAAAAGAACAAGGTGTTGTATTACGTGAGCTTCAAAAAGGGTATATTTTAAAAGATCGCGTATTACGCCCAACTATGGTATCTGTAAACGAATAG